In Thermosynechococcus sichuanensis E542, a single genomic region encodes these proteins:
- a CDS encoding Rpn family recombination-promoting nuclease/putative transposase, with the protein MRRDSLFYQLFAQLPRTFFDLLGIDSAEGYRFDAIELKETTFRIDGVFVPPAPSGIVYFCEVQFQRDNTFYERFFAEIFLYLRLKRDTFSDWQAVVIYPDRQTEQTDITPYTPLVKSDRLRRVYLNELPSPEELPLSLALMKLMTLSRAEMPPAARFLVQSTQNQAVEKGEVIIELITRIMLYRFTELKREEVLHMLGLTTEELKRTRFYQEVYAEGRQEGLQAGREEGLQQGLQQGLQQGLQQGEVAVVLRLLRRRFGNVPNKLEERIRQLLPERIEALAEALLDFTDLGEVVSWLERST; encoded by the coding sequence ATGCGTCGTGATTCCCTCTTTTATCAACTCTTTGCCCAGCTGCCCCGCACCTTCTTTGACCTCTTGGGCATTGACAGTGCTGAAGGCTACCGCTTTGACGCCATTGAACTCAAAGAAACCACCTTTCGCATTGATGGCGTCTTTGTGCCCCCTGCCCCCTCAGGAATCGTTTATTTCTGCGAAGTGCAGTTTCAGCGGGACAACACCTTCTACGAGCGCTTCTTTGCGGAAATTTTTCTGTACCTGCGCCTAAAGCGCGATACGTTTTCTGACTGGCAGGCGGTAGTGATTTACCCTGACCGCCAGACGGAGCAGACAGACATCACGCCCTACACTCCCCTTGTGAAGAGCGATCGCCTGCGGCGGGTGTATCTGAATGAGTTACCCTCGCCAGAGGAGCTGCCCTTGAGTCTAGCACTGATGAAGCTGATGACCCTCTCCAGAGCAGAGATGCCACCAGCAGCGAGATTTCTAGTGCAGAGTACCCAAAACCAAGCGGTGGAGAAAGGGGAGGTGATAATAGAGTTAATCACGCGGATAATGCTGTATCGGTTTACCGAGCTAAAACGGGAGGAGGTGCTGCACATGCTGGGTCTGACGACGGAGGAATTGAAGCGGACACGGTTTTATCAGGAGGTTTATGCAGAGGGACGACAGGAGGGATTGCAAGCAGGACGAGAGGAAGGATTGCAGCAGGGGTTACAACAGGGATTGCAACAAGGATTGCAACAAGGAGAGGTAGCCGTTGTCCTACGTCTTCTGAGGCGGCGGTTTGGGAATGTTCCCAATAAGCTTGAAGAGCGTATTCGTCAACTCTTGCCTGAACGAATTGAAGCCCTTGCAGAAGCTCTCCTAGACTTCACTGACTTAGGAGAAGTGGTTTCATGGCTGGAGCGCTCCACCTAG
- a CDS encoding Rpn family recombination-promoting nuclease/putative transposase — translation MRRDSLFYQLFAQLPHTFFDLLGIDSAEGYRFDAIELKETTFRIDGVFVPPAPSGIVYFCEVQFQRDNTFYERFFAEIFLYLRLKRDTFSDWQAVVIYPDRHTEQTDITPYTPLVKSDRLRRVYLNELPSPEELPLSLALMKLMTLSRAEMPPAARFLVQSTQNQAVEKGEVIIELITRIMLYRFTELKREEVLHMLGLTTEELKRTRFYQEVYAEGRQEGLQAGREEGLQQGLQQGEVAVVLRLLRRRFGNVPNELEERIRQLSPERIEALAEALLDFTDLGEVVSWLERST, via the coding sequence ATGCGTCGTGATTCCCTCTTTTATCAACTCTTTGCCCAACTGCCCCACACCTTCTTTGACCTCTTGGGCATTGACAGTGCTGAAGGCTACCGCTTTGACGCCATTGAACTCAAAGAAACCACCTTTCGCATTGATGGCGTCTTTGTGCCCCCTGCCCCCTCAGGAATCGTTTATTTCTGCGAAGTGCAGTTTCAGCGGGACAACACCTTCTACGAGCGCTTCTTTGCGGAAATTTTTCTGTACCTGCGCCTAAAGCGCGATACGTTTTCTGACTGGCAGGCGGTAGTGATTTACCCTGACCGCCACACGGAGCAGACAGACATCACGCCCTACACTCCCCTTGTGAAGAGCGATCGCCTGCGGCGGGTGTATCTGAATGAGCTACCCTCGCCAGAGGAGCTGCCCTTGAGTCTAGCACTGATGAAGCTAATGACCCTCTCCAGAGCAGAGATGCCACCAGCAGCGAGATTTCTAGTGCAGAGTACCCAAAACCAAGCGGTGGAGAAAGGGGAGGTGATAATAGAGTTAATCACGCGGATAATGCTGTATCGGTTTACCGAGCTAAAACGGGAGGAGGTGCTGCACATGCTGGGTCTGACGACGGAGGAACTGAAGCGGACACGGTTTTATCAGGAGGTTTATGCAGAGGGACGACAGGAGGGATTGCAAGCAGGACGAGAGGAAGGATTGCAACAAGGATTGCAACAAGGAGAGGTAGCCGTTGTCCTCCGTCTTCTGAGGCGGCGGTTTGGGAATGTTCCCAATGAGCTTGAAGAGCGTATTCGTCAACTCTCTCCTGAACGAATTGAAGCCCTTGCAGAAGCTCTCCTAGACTTCACTGACTTAGGAGAAGTGGTTTCATGGCTGGAGCGCTCCACCTAG
- a CDS encoding Rpn family recombination-promoting nuclease/putative transposase has product MRRDSLFYQLFAQLPHTFFDLLGIDSAEGYRFDAIELKETTFRIDGVFVPPAPSGIVYFCEVQFQRDNTFYERFFAEIFLYLRLKRDTFSDWQAVVIYPDRQTEQTDITPYTPLVKSDRLRRVYLNELPSPEALPLSLALMKLMTLSRAKMPPAARFLVQSTQNQAVEKGEVIIELITRIMLYRFTGLKREEVLHMLGLTTEELKRTRFYQEVYAEGRQEGLQQGEVAVVLRQLRRRFGNVPNELEERIRQLLPERIEALAEALLDFTDLGEVVSWLERST; this is encoded by the coding sequence ATGCGTCGTGATTCCCTCTTTTATCAACTCTTTGCCCAACTGCCCCACACCTTCTTTGACCTCTTGGGTATTGACAGTGCTGAAGGCTACCGCTTTGACGCCATTGAACTCAAAGAAACCACCTTTCGCATTGATGGCGTCTTTGTGCCCCCTGCCCCCTCAGGAATCGTTTATTTCTGCGAAGTGCAGTTTCAGCGGGACAACACCTTCTACGAGCGCTTCTTTGCGGAAATTTTTCTGTATTTGCGCCTAAAGCGCGATACGTTTTCTGACTGGCAGGCGGTGGTGATTTACCCTGACCGCCAGACGGAGCAGACAGACATCACGCCCTACACTCCCCTTGTGAAGAGCGATCGCCTGCGGCGGGTGTATCTGAATGAGCTCCCCTCGCCAGAGGCGCTGCCCTTGAGTCTAGCACTGATGAAGCTGATGACCCTCTCCAGAGCAAAGATGCCACCAGCAGCGAGATTTCTAGTGCAGAGTACCCAAAACCAAGCGGTGGAGAAAGGGGAGGTGATAATAGAGTTAATCACGCGGATAATGCTGTATCGATTTACCGGGCTAAAACGGGAGGAGGTGCTGCACATGCTGGGTCTGACGACGGAGGAATTGAAGCGGACACGGTTTTATCAGGAGGTTTATGCAGAGGGACGACAGGAGGGATTGCAACAAGGAGAGGTAGCCGTTGTCCTCCGGCAGTTGAGGCGGCGGTTTGGGAATGTTCCCAATGAGCTTGAAGAGCGTATTCGTCAACTCTTGCCTGAACGAATTGAAGCCCTTGCAGAAGCTCTCCTAGACTTCACTGACTTAGGAGAAGTGGTTTCATGGCTGGAGCGCTCCACCTAG
- a CDS encoding DUF3326 domain-containing protein — MLTAVLIIPTGIGAAIGGYAGDAIPVVRALAQVCDRLITHPNVLNGAMLYWPLPNVWYVEGYALDEFALGRWGLLPPRPNRIGLLLDAAIEGDLQLRHRQAAAACSATLGLTITEPVVTDEPLGVQLQTAASGATWGTVANPASLLRAAEKLIQVAQAEAIAIVTRFPDDPGTDALHHYRSGQGVDPLAGAEAVISHLVVQHFQIPAAHAPALQPLPLEETVHPRALAEEIGYTFLPSVLVGLSRAPRYSSTAPQALWRQDVDAVIVPATALGGRGILALAQQGVPILTVANNTTTLNVTGDDLGIETIPCQSYAEAIGVLSAMKAGVHWQTVTTAT, encoded by the coding sequence GTGCTGACGGCAGTTCTCATTATTCCCACCGGCATTGGGGCTGCCATTGGCGGCTATGCAGGGGATGCGATTCCGGTCGTTCGTGCTTTGGCGCAGGTGTGCGATCGCCTGATTACCCATCCCAACGTTCTCAATGGGGCAATGCTCTATTGGCCGCTGCCCAATGTTTGGTATGTGGAAGGCTATGCCCTTGATGAATTTGCCCTTGGCCGTTGGGGATTGCTGCCACCGCGTCCAAATCGCATTGGTCTATTATTAGATGCAGCGATTGAAGGGGATCTTCAACTTCGCCATCGTCAAGCAGCGGCGGCCTGTTCTGCCACCTTAGGTTTAACCATTACTGAACCTGTTGTTACCGATGAACCCTTGGGAGTGCAGTTGCAAACTGCTGCCTCTGGCGCAACATGGGGTACGGTGGCGAATCCCGCCAGTTTATTGCGGGCGGCAGAAAAACTGATTCAAGTGGCTCAGGCAGAGGCGATCGCGATCGTTACTCGCTTTCCCGATGATCCGGGCACAGACGCATTGCACCACTATCGCAGTGGCCAAGGTGTGGATCCCCTCGCCGGGGCAGAAGCGGTCATTAGTCATTTAGTTGTCCAACACTTTCAGATTCCAGCAGCCCATGCCCCAGCCCTGCAACCATTGCCCCTAGAGGAGACTGTACATCCCCGTGCCCTTGCTGAAGAAATTGGCTACACCTTTTTGCCCTCGGTGTTGGTGGGGTTGAGTCGTGCTCCCCGCTATAGCTCAACTGCCCCGCAGGCTCTGTGGCGACAGGACGTAGATGCCGTGATTGTGCCTGCCACTGCCCTTGGTGGACGGGGAATTCTGGCCTTGGCTCAGCAGGGTGTCCCCATCCTAACGGTGGCTAATAATACCACAACCCTCAATGTCACAGGTGACGATTTGGGGATAGAGACGATTCCGTGCCAGTCCTATGCCGAAGCCATTGGCGTGCTGAGTGCAATGAAGGCGGGGGTGCATTGGCAGACAGTTACGACAGCAACCTGA
- a CDS encoding HhoA/HhoB/HtrA family serine endopeptidase produces MTVRLGKSVTYLSLMALGAAAAMFATHLMPTSTPLVTPSLAQLPAPLPTGNDINFIARAVEQVGPAVVRIDASRTVQTRVPAIFNDPFFQEFFGPMMPPRSREERGVGSGFIISSDGLILTNAHVVEGANRVRVTLKDGRTFEGQVLGQDRLTDVAVVKVNANNLPVVRLGNSDNLRPGEWAIAIGNPLGLDNTVTAGIISATGRSSGDIGVPDKRVGFIQTDAAINPGNSGGPLLNQRGEVIGMNTAIIGGAQGLGFAIPINTAQRIANQLIANGRVDHPFLGIRMANLTPEVQQRLNANPNSPVRVQESSGVLIFQVLPNSPAARAGLRPGDVIRRINGQSITKADQVQQMVESTGIGRTMELEVRRSGQTLTVAVQPAPLPAQASR; encoded by the coding sequence ATGACAGTGCGTCTTGGTAAATCGGTCACCTATCTGTCGTTAATGGCATTGGGGGCGGCCGCTGCCATGTTTGCTACCCACCTAATGCCCACGTCAACGCCCTTAGTGACCCCTAGCTTGGCGCAGTTACCGGCACCACTGCCGACGGGAAATGACATTAACTTTATTGCCCGTGCTGTTGAACAGGTAGGGCCTGCGGTGGTGAGAATTGACGCCTCCCGTACAGTGCAGACCCGCGTGCCTGCGATTTTTAACGACCCTTTCTTTCAGGAATTTTTTGGGCCAATGATGCCCCCCCGCAGTCGCGAAGAACGGGGGGTGGGATCGGGGTTCATTATTAGCAGTGATGGCTTGATCCTCACCAATGCCCATGTGGTGGAGGGTGCGAACCGTGTACGGGTGACCCTGAAGGATGGCCGCACGTTTGAGGGGCAAGTGCTGGGTCAAGATCGTTTGACTGATGTGGCTGTGGTCAAGGTGAATGCCAACAATTTACCGGTGGTGCGCCTTGGCAATTCCGATAATTTGCGCCCTGGTGAATGGGCGATCGCCATCGGTAACCCCTTGGGTCTCGATAACACGGTAACGGCGGGCATCATTAGTGCGACGGGACGTTCTAGCGGCGATATTGGCGTACCCGATAAGCGAGTGGGCTTCATTCAAACCGATGCGGCGATTAACCCGGGTAACTCGGGCGGCCCCCTGTTGAATCAACGGGGAGAAGTGATTGGCATGAATACCGCGATCATTGGGGGTGCCCAAGGCTTGGGATTTGCGATTCCCATCAACACAGCTCAACGGATTGCTAACCAACTGATTGCCAATGGTCGCGTGGATCACCCCTTCCTCGGCATTCGCATGGCTAATCTCACGCCTGAGGTGCAGCAACGTCTCAATGCCAATCCCAATAGTCCTGTGCGGGTGCAGGAAAGTTCCGGTGTGCTGATCTTCCAAGTCCTGCCCAATTCGCCAGCCGCCCGCGCCGGTCTGCGCCCTGGAGATGTCATCCGCCGCATCAATGGCCAAAGTATCACCAAGGCGGATCAAGTGCAGCAAATGGTGGAAAGCACAGGCATTGGTCGCACCATGGAACTGGAAGTGCGCCGTAGTGGCCAAACGCTAACTGTGGCCGTGCAGCCGGCTCCCCTCCCTGCCCAAGCTAGTCGCTAA
- the nuoK gene encoding NADH-quinone oxidoreductase subunit NuoK produces the protein MQLTYVLILAALLFCIGIYGLVTSRNAVRVLMSIELLLNAVNLNLIGFANYLDGQQIKGQVFAVFVITVAAAEAAVGLAIILAIYRNRDTVDMEKFNLLKW, from the coding sequence ATGCAGCTAACCTATGTTTTGATCTTGGCAGCCCTGCTGTTTTGTATTGGCATCTATGGTCTTGTTACCAGTCGCAATGCCGTGCGGGTGCTCATGTCCATTGAACTGCTCCTGAATGCTGTCAACCTCAACCTGATTGGTTTTGCCAACTATCTGGATGGCCAGCAAATTAAGGGGCAAGTCTTTGCCGTGTTTGTGATTACTGTGGCGGCGGCAGAAGCAGCCGTAGGCTTAGCCATTATTTTGGCCATCTATCGCAACCGCGACACTGTTGACATGGAGAAATTCAATCTTCTGAAGTGGTAG
- a CDS encoding NADH-quinone oxidoreductase subunit J — protein MDLATLTQTITFFALGGAVIIAALGVVLLNNVVYSAFLLGGVFLSISGLYILMNADFVSAAQILIYVGAVNVLILFAIMLVNKREAYTPVPGRWLRQGGAAVVSLGVFALLTKMILQTPWQLSSLPPTTDSITTIGQHFFSDFLLPFELASILLLMALIGAVVLARRELVLEPEPILGEEVVPPLELPERPREPVALSEK, from the coding sequence GTGGATTTAGCCACCCTGACCCAAACGATTACCTTCTTTGCCCTTGGCGGTGCCGTGATTATTGCTGCCCTTGGTGTTGTGCTCCTAAACAATGTTGTCTATTCTGCCTTCTTGCTGGGGGGCGTGTTCCTCAGCATCTCTGGGCTGTATATCCTCATGAATGCTGACTTTGTTTCAGCGGCTCAAATTCTTATCTATGTCGGCGCGGTGAATGTTCTCATCCTCTTTGCGATCATGCTCGTCAATAAGCGCGAGGCCTATACGCCAGTGCCGGGGCGTTGGCTGCGTCAGGGGGGGGCTGCGGTGGTCTCCCTTGGCGTCTTTGCTCTGTTGACAAAAATGATTTTGCAAACCCCTTGGCAACTCAGTTCTCTGCCGCCTACAACGGACAGCATCACAACGATTGGGCAGCACTTTTTTAGCGATTTCCTCTTGCCCTTTGAATTGGCCTCGATCTTGCTGCTGATGGCCTTGATTGGGGCAGTGGTTCTCGCCCGCCGCGAACTGGTCTTGGAACCTGAACCCATCCTAGGGGAAGAGGTGGTACCCCCCTTGGAGTTACCGGAACGTCCCCGTGAACCTGTAGCCTTGTCCGAGAAGTAG
- the ndhI gene encoding NAD(P)H-quinone oxidoreductase subunit I: protein MKFLNQITNYAKEALQSAKYIGQGLSVTFDHMRRRPITVQYPYEKLIPSERFRGRIHFEFDKCIACEVCVRVCPINLPVVDWVFNKEIKKKELKHYSIDFGVCIFCANCVEYCPTNCLSVTEEYELATYDRHELNYDSVAMGRIPYKVTQDPMVTPIREFAYLPAGVMSGHDLPAGAQRAGERPEAIANTTESSESSEN from the coding sequence ATGAAATTCCTCAATCAGATTACCAACTATGCCAAAGAGGCACTGCAATCTGCTAAGTACATTGGTCAAGGCCTCTCCGTTACCTTTGATCACATGCGGCGGCGACCCATCACTGTGCAGTATCCCTACGAGAAACTTATTCCTTCGGAACGGTTTCGGGGACGGATTCACTTTGAGTTTGACAAGTGCATTGCCTGTGAAGTGTGTGTGCGCGTCTGCCCCATTAACCTGCCGGTGGTGGATTGGGTCTTCAACAAAGAGATCAAGAAGAAAGAACTGAAGCACTACAGCATTGATTTCGGCGTGTGCATCTTCTGTGCCAACTGTGTGGAATACTGCCCCACCAATTGCCTTTCGGTAACAGAGGAATACGAACTAGCCACCTACGATCGCCATGAGCTGAACTACGACAGTGTGGCGATGGGACGCATTCCCTACAAAGTGACCCAAGACCCAATGGTGACCCCGATCCGCGAGTTTGCCTACCTGCCGGCGGGGGTAATGTCGGGCCATGATTTGCCGGCGGGTGCCCAACGGGCGGGAGAGCGTCCAGAGGCGATCGCCAACACCACTGAATCATCTGAATCATCTGAGAACTAG
- the nuoH gene encoding NADH-quinone oxidoreductase subunit NuoH produces MESGIDLQGQFIRALESLGLSHDLAKLLWLPLPMLMMLIVATVGVLVAVWLERKISAAVQQRIGPEYIGPLGILAPLADGLKLIFKEDVLPANTDRWLFTLGPAVVVIPVFLSYIIVPFGQNLLISNLAMGVFLWIALSSIAPIGLLMSGYASNNKYSLLGGLRAAAQSISYEIPLALAVLAVAMMSNGLGTVEIVEQQSEYGILSWNVWRQPIGFLIFWIAALAECERLPFDLPEAEEELVAGYQTEYAGMKFALFYLGAYVNLVLSALLVSVLYFGGWSFPIPLETIANLLGIPETNPFLQIAFAVLGITMTLLKAYFFVFLAILLRWTVPRVRIDQLLDLGWKFLLPVGLVNLLLTAGLKLAFPVAFGG; encoded by the coding sequence ATGGAATCTGGTATTGACTTACAGGGGCAATTTATTCGTGCATTGGAATCCCTTGGCCTCTCCCATGATTTGGCCAAGCTGCTATGGCTACCCCTGCCCATGTTAATGATGCTCATTGTGGCTACTGTGGGCGTACTGGTGGCCGTTTGGCTGGAACGAAAAATTTCTGCCGCTGTGCAACAGCGGATTGGTCCTGAGTACATTGGCCCATTGGGAATTTTGGCCCCCTTGGCCGACGGCCTAAAACTAATTTTTAAGGAAGATGTTCTGCCCGCGAATACGGATCGCTGGCTGTTTACCCTTGGTCCAGCGGTGGTCGTGATTCCCGTCTTTTTGTCCTACATTATTGTCCCCTTTGGCCAAAACCTGCTGATCTCCAACTTGGCGATGGGGGTCTTTCTCTGGATTGCTCTGTCCAGTATTGCGCCCATTGGCCTGCTGATGTCGGGCTATGCCTCCAACAACAAATACTCCCTGCTGGGGGGACTGCGAGCAGCAGCACAATCCATTAGCTATGAGATTCCCCTTGCCTTAGCAGTGTTGGCAGTGGCCATGATGTCCAATGGCTTAGGCACAGTGGAAATTGTCGAGCAGCAGTCGGAGTACGGCATCCTCAGTTGGAATGTCTGGCGGCAGCCCATTGGCTTTTTAATCTTTTGGATTGCGGCTTTAGCAGAGTGTGAGCGCCTTCCCTTTGACTTGCCGGAAGCTGAGGAAGAACTTGTGGCGGGCTACCAAACGGAGTACGCGGGCATGAAGTTTGCCCTCTTTTACCTTGGTGCCTACGTCAACCTTGTGCTTTCGGCGCTCTTGGTGAGTGTTCTCTACTTTGGTGGTTGGAGCTTCCCCATTCCCTTAGAAACCATTGCCAATCTCCTTGGCATTCCCGAGACCAATCCCTTTTTGCAGATTGCCTTTGCGGTGCTGGGCATCACGATGACGCTGCTTAAGGCCTACTTCTTTGTCTTCTTGGCCATTCTGCTGCGCTGGACGGTTCCCCGTGTGCGCATTGACCAACTTCTAGACCTTGGTTGGAAATTCCTCCTGCCAGTGGGTTTAGTGAACTTGCTGCTGACAGCAGGTTTGAAGCTCGCCTTTCCCGTCGCCTTTGGCGGTTAA
- a CDS encoding dihydroorotase, with protein MAIAIQNAVICTPEGELRQQQVRLEGDRIAEVAETVTTNPDDTIIDATGLTLLPGVIDPQVHFREPGLEHKEDLFTASCACAKGGVTSFLEMPNTRPLTIDQASLDDKLARAAAKCVVNYGFFIGATKDNLALLNTVHPVCGIKIFMGSMHGPLLVDEEPILDRIFREGKRLIAVHAEDQGRIRARREQFAGMTDVAVHSQIQDEIAALNATQLAVKLSRQYERRLHILHLSTGIEVDFLREHKLPWITVEVTPQHLLLTTEAYAKIGSLAQMNPPLRTAVDNEKLWQGLLDGVIDFIATDHAPHTLEEKAQPYPQSPSGMPGVETALPLMLTQAMAGRCTVPQVVRWMSTAVAAAYEIPNKGKIAPGYDADLVLVDLRTYRPVRREELLTKCGWSPFEGWSLTGWPVYTFVNGEMVFSQGQVNTHVRGRALQFGLG; from the coding sequence GTGGCGATCGCAATCCAAAATGCGGTGATTTGTACCCCAGAGGGAGAACTGCGTCAACAACAGGTGCGCCTAGAAGGCGATCGCATTGCAGAAGTGGCAGAGACCGTCACCACAAACCCTGACGATACCATCATTGATGCCACGGGCTTAACCCTACTGCCGGGGGTGATTGACCCACAAGTGCATTTTCGCGAGCCGGGATTAGAGCACAAAGAGGATCTCTTTACCGCCAGTTGTGCCTGTGCTAAGGGGGGCGTCACCAGCTTTTTGGAAATGCCCAATACCCGTCCCCTGACGATTGATCAGGCTAGCCTCGATGATAAACTAGCCCGCGCTGCCGCCAAATGTGTGGTTAATTATGGCTTTTTCATTGGCGCCACTAAGGATAACCTTGCCCTCCTCAACACCGTTCATCCCGTCTGTGGCATCAAGATTTTCATGGGGTCAATGCACGGCCCCCTACTGGTGGATGAAGAACCCATTCTAGACCGCATCTTTAGGGAGGGGAAACGCCTCATTGCCGTCCATGCCGAAGATCAAGGGCGGATCCGCGCCCGTCGCGAGCAATTTGCTGGCATGACTGATGTCGCCGTGCACTCGCAAATTCAAGACGAGATCGCTGCCCTCAATGCCACCCAGTTAGCAGTGAAGCTCTCCCGTCAATACGAACGCCGCCTGCACATTCTCCATCTTTCTACAGGCATTGAAGTGGACTTTCTGCGCGAGCACAAGCTCCCTTGGATAACGGTGGAAGTTACCCCCCAGCACCTATTGCTGACCACAGAGGCCTACGCCAAAATTGGCTCCCTTGCCCAAATGAACCCACCCCTACGCACCGCCGTGGACAATGAAAAACTTTGGCAAGGACTATTGGATGGGGTGATTGATTTTATTGCCACCGATCATGCCCCCCACACCTTAGAGGAAAAGGCGCAGCCCTATCCCCAAAGCCCCTCCGGCATGCCAGGGGTGGAAACCGCTTTGCCCCTGATGTTGACCCAAGCCATGGCGGGTCGCTGTACAGTGCCTCAAGTGGTGCGTTGGATGTCCACTGCCGTTGCTGCGGCCTACGAAATTCCCAATAAAGGCAAAATTGCCCCCGGTTACGATGCGGATCTCGTGCTTGTGGATTTGCGAACCTATCGCCCCGTGCGGCGCGAGGAACTGCTTACCAAGTGCGGCTGGAGTCCCTTTGAGGGTTGGTCATTGACGGGGTGGCCGGTTTACACCTTTGTGAATGGGGAGATGGTTTTTAGCCAAGGGCAGGTGAATACCCATGTGCGCGGCCGTGCGCTTCAGTTTGGCTTGGGCTAG
- a CDS encoding UDP-glucuronic acid decarboxylase family protein, whose product MRILVTGGAGFIGSHLVDRLMEAGHEVICLDNYFTGTKRNVLRWMGHPNFELIRHDVTDPIRLEVDQIYHLACPASPVHYQYNPVKTIKTNVMGTLHMLGLAKRVKARFLLASTSEVYGDPLVHPQSESYWGNVNPIGIRSCYDEGKRVAETLTFDYHRQNNVDVRVARIFNTYGPKMQVNDGRVVSNFIVQALQGTPLTVYGDGSQTRSFCYVSDLVEGLIRLMNSDYIGPVNLGNPDEYTVLELAQKIQALINPRVEIQFKPLPSDDPQRRRPDITLARTVLGWQPTVPLLEGLQRTIPDFAERLGVPYTPMMVEV is encoded by the coding sequence ATGCGTATTTTGGTGACTGGCGGCGCTGGGTTTATTGGTTCCCATCTTGTTGATCGGCTGATGGAAGCGGGTCATGAGGTCATTTGCCTAGACAACTACTTTACGGGCACAAAGCGCAATGTTCTGCGCTGGATGGGTCACCCCAATTTTGAGCTGATCCGCCATGATGTCACCGATCCAATTCGCCTTGAGGTGGATCAAATCTATCACTTGGCCTGCCCCGCCTCACCAGTTCACTACCAATACAACCCCGTCAAAACCATTAAAACCAATGTCATGGGCACTCTCCACATGCTGGGGTTGGCCAAACGTGTGAAGGCACGGTTTCTCCTTGCTTCCACCTCGGAAGTTTATGGTGACCCGCTGGTGCATCCGCAATCGGAGTCCTACTGGGGGAATGTCAACCCCATTGGTATCCGCTCCTGCTACGACGAAGGCAAGCGGGTGGCCGAAACCCTCACCTTTGACTACCACCGCCAAAATAATGTAGATGTGCGGGTAGCACGCATCTTTAACACCTATGGGCCAAAAATGCAGGTCAATGATGGCCGCGTCGTCAGCAATTTTATTGTCCAAGCCTTGCAGGGCACTCCCCTTACGGTCTATGGCGACGGCTCCCAAACCCGCAGTTTTTGCTATGTCAGCGATTTAGTCGAAGGGTTGATTCGGCTGATGAATAGCGATTACATTGGTCCTGTAAACCTTGGCAATCCTGATGAATATACCGTCTTGGAACTCGCCCAAAAAATCCAAGCGCTGATCAATCCGCGGGTTGAAATTCAGTTTAAGCCCCTGCCCAGTGATGACCCCCAGCGCCGTCGTCCCGATATTACCCTTGCCCGCACGGTGTTGGGCTGGCAACCAACAGTACCACTGTTGGAGGGTCTTCAGCGCACCATTCCAGACTTTGCGGAGCGGTTAGGCGTGCCCTATACACCTATGATGGTGGAAGTTTAG